The following proteins are co-located in the Pyrococcus abyssi GE5 genome:
- a CDS encoding TRAM domain-containing protein, whose product MYGGKGGKRKFTGDKGRRMEAPVKVGERYKVKIESMGKGGDGIARIKGFVIFVPHTKVGDEVEIVINSVKKRFAFAEIIE is encoded by the coding sequence ATGTACGGTGGAAAAGGTGGAAAGAGGAAGTTTACTGGAGATAAAGGAAGAAGGATGGAAGCTCCAGTTAAGGTTGGCGAAAGGTATAAGGTAAAGATAGAAAGCATGGGAAAAGGTGGAGATGGAATAGCAAGGATAAAGGGTTTCGTTATCTTCGTCCCCCACACCAAGGTCGGGGATGAAGTGGAAATCGTGATAAATTCCGTGAAGAAGAGGTTCGCATTTGCCGAGATTATTGAGTGA
- the dph2 gene encoding diphthamide biosynthesis enzyme Dph2: MLHEIPKEEILNELRKLRAKRVLIQSPEGLRKEAEELAEFLEDNGIDAILHGEINYGACDPADYEAKLLNCDVLIHLGHSYMKLHLEVPTIFVPAFAKVNVVDALKENIDEIRKLGRKIILVTTAQHIHQLKEAREFLERMGFLVIIGRGDSRIAWPGQVLGCNYSSAKEDGDGILFIGSGTFHPLGLAISTKKRVLAINPYSGDFKWIDWERFIRKRWAQIAKAYDARSFGVIVSTKKGQLRLAEAKRILKLLREHGRRARLIVMNDVNYYKLEGFPFDAYVVVACPRIALDDYEAWRKPVLTPKEVEILLGLREDYEFDEILGGERSGDEPIGISVH, encoded by the coding sequence ATGCTTCATGAGATTCCAAAAGAGGAAATTCTCAACGAACTGAGAAAGTTAAGGGCTAAGAGAGTTTTAATTCAGTCCCCAGAAGGGCTTAGAAAAGAGGCTGAGGAACTAGCTGAGTTCTTGGAGGATAATGGTATAGATGCGATCCTTCACGGTGAGATAAACTACGGGGCCTGCGATCCCGCCGACTATGAAGCGAAGTTGCTCAATTGTGATGTTTTAATACACTTGGGACACTCCTACATGAAGCTCCACCTCGAAGTCCCAACGATATTCGTGCCTGCCTTCGCTAAAGTAAACGTCGTCGATGCCTTAAAGGAGAACATCGATGAGATAAGGAAGCTTGGGAGAAAAATAATCCTAGTAACGACGGCCCAGCACATCCATCAGCTAAAAGAGGCCAGAGAATTCCTGGAAAGAATGGGATTCTTGGTTATTATAGGTAGGGGAGATTCAAGAATAGCGTGGCCGGGCCAAGTCCTTGGGTGCAATTATTCTTCAGCGAAGGAAGATGGAGATGGAATCCTCTTTATAGGCTCAGGAACGTTCCATCCTCTTGGCTTAGCCATTTCAACTAAGAAGAGAGTACTTGCAATAAACCCTTACAGCGGCGACTTCAAGTGGATAGACTGGGAGAGGTTCATCAGGAAGAGGTGGGCCCAGATAGCTAAAGCTTACGATGCGAGAAGCTTTGGGGTTATAGTCAGCACGAAGAAGGGACAACTTAGACTAGCGGAGGCGAAGAGAATATTAAAGCTCCTAAGGGAGCATGGAAGGAGGGCAAGACTTATAGTTATGAACGATGTAAACTACTACAAGCTCGAGGGGTTCCCATTCGACGCCTACGTTGTAGTTGCCTGCCCCAGGATAGCACTGGATGATTATGAAGCATGGAGAAAGCCAGTGCTGACGCCAAAGGAAGTTGAGATACTCCTGGGCCTTAGGGAAGATTATGAGTTTGATGAGATCCTGGGAGGGGAGAGAAGTGGTGATGAGCCCATCGGAATATCAGTTCATTAA
- a CDS encoding ATP-binding protein, translated as MTPNSFLFREAKELLEEEFREPETYYTLLEAVAREKTRVNEIAQYAFLEPKNTARYLRILEDLDILKRELPIGKKAKKGIYRFRDLYFAFWFRFVAPYFEEIESGFSEGALEDFNAGFSQYLGGAFEEIVRQFLIELKEMGKLPFHFTKIGRWWHKGEEIDIVALNEREKKVLLVEVKWKELRDREARDILRDLERKAKFMNLNGWEKSYRLVAKRVEGKRDLKREGWFIWDLEDFGEPLAIH; from the coding sequence TTGACCCCCAATTCCTTCCTATTTCGAGAGGCTAAAGAGCTTCTTGAAGAGGAGTTCAGGGAACCCGAAACGTATTATACACTGCTTGAAGCCGTAGCCAGGGAAAAGACGAGGGTTAACGAGATTGCCCAGTATGCTTTCCTTGAGCCGAAGAATACTGCGAGGTACCTGAGGATACTTGAAGATCTCGATATACTGAAAAGGGAACTCCCCATAGGTAAAAAGGCAAAGAAAGGTATCTACCGTTTTAGGGATTTGTATTTCGCCTTTTGGTTCCGCTTTGTGGCTCCGTACTTTGAGGAAATAGAAAGCGGCTTCTCGGAAGGTGCCCTGGAAGATTTTAACGCTGGCTTTAGCCAATACCTTGGCGGGGCTTTTGAGGAGATAGTGAGACAGTTCCTGATTGAGCTCAAAGAGATGGGAAAACTGCCATTTCACTTTACAAAAATCGGTCGTTGGTGGCATAAGGGTGAGGAGATAGATATAGTTGCTCTCAACGAGAGAGAAAAGAAAGTGTTACTAGTTGAGGTCAAATGGAAAGAGCTACGAGATAGGGAGGCTCGAGATATTTTAAGAGACTTAGAGAGGAAGGCCAAGTTCATGAATTTAAATGGTTGGGAGAAAAGCTATAGATTAGTGGCAAAAAGGGTTGAAGGAAAAAGAGATCTCAAAAGGGAAGGTTGGTTCATCTGGGATCTTGAGGACTTTGGTGAGCCTTTAGCTATTCACTAG
- a CDS encoding AAA family ATPase: MKGFTKGKVFTLVLVTGRRRIGKSRLVKEFLKGKRAISVQFERRLWEYNLMKLNKALGKYFNIPTPNFSTFSDAFRFVASQSKERLVAYLLRYSDVEAEFQSTVDEILEESNIMLILSASSMGLLKRSFFDYSSLLYGRSDATLNLQPLKFRHLFEWFEGISAEEAVKLYSVTSGIPRYLELFEGRNVEEEIKTNFFDPQFLPISRG; the protein is encoded by the coding sequence TTGAAAGGTTTTACAAAAGGGAAGGTTTTTACTCTCGTTCTCGTTACTGGTAGGAGGAGAATTGGAAAGAGCAGACTTGTTAAAGAGTTCTTGAAGGGTAAAAGGGCAATAAGTGTCCAGTTTGAAAGGAGACTCTGGGAATACAATCTTATGAAGCTAAATAAGGCCCTAGGTAAGTACTTCAACATTCCAACTCCAAATTTTTCCACCTTTAGTGATGCCTTTCGCTTCGTTGCTTCCCAGTCGAAAGAAAGACTAGTAGCATATCTTCTTCGTTACTCAGATGTTGAAGCCGAGTTTCAGAGTACAGTGGATGAGATACTTGAAGAAAGTAATATTATGCTAATCCTTTCGGCTTCCTCTATGGGGCTTCTCAAGAGAAGTTTCTTTGATTACTCCAGTCTTCTTTACGGGAGGAGTGATGCCACTTTGAACCTCCAACCTTTAAAATTCAGACATCTCTTCGAGTGGTTTGAAGGTATCTCAGCGGAAGAGGCTGTGAAGCTTTATTCCGTAACTTCAGGGATTCCACGTTATCTTGAGCTCTTTGAGGGGAGGAACGTTGAGGAAGAGATAAAGACCAACTTTTTTGACCCCCAATTCCTTCCTATTTCGAGAGGCTAA
- a CDS encoding 30S ribosomal protein S8e — protein sequence MAIWQGRSLRKPSGGRIVLARKKRKRELGREPSNTRVAEQDKRKIIRTYGGNKKVRLTAAAYANVFDKSGKGRKVRIIRVIENPANRQFARRNIITKGAIIETEIGKAKVTSRPGQDGVVNAILLEE from the coding sequence ATGGCGATTTGGCAGGGAAGATCACTTAGGAAGCCCTCCGGTGGAAGGATAGTACTCGCGAGGAAGAAGAGGAAGAGGGAATTAGGAAGGGAACCCTCAAACACAAGGGTTGCGGAGCAGGATAAGAGAAAGATAATTAGAACGTACGGAGGAAACAAGAAGGTTAGGCTCACCGCCGCAGCTTACGCAAACGTCTTTGACAAGAGTGGGAAGGGAAGGAAGGTTAGGATAATCAGGGTAATTGAGAACCCAGCGAACAGGCAGTTCGCGAGGAGAAACATAATAACTAAGGGTGCAATAATAGAAACGGAGATCGGTAAGGCAAAGGTTACCTCAAGGCCAGGTCAAGACGGCGTTGTTAACGCTATCCTCCTTGAAGAATGA